In Natranaeroarchaeum aerophilus, a single genomic region encodes these proteins:
- a CDS encoding M20/M25/M40 family metallo-hydrolase: protein MDDSQREFLDELLTTPSPTGYETAGQRVWIDYVSKFADDVQTDEYGNAVATVEGGEPEIAIAGHADEIGFLVRRIDDDGFVQMARLGGSDRTVTRGQHVTIHGEEPVSGVVGQNAIHLRDAGKEEYDEIREQRIDIGAEDGEAARELVEVGDPITFSSTIEELQGSLVAARGMDNRVGTFVAAETLRAAAEADVDATIHAVSTVQEEVGLKGAQMVGFDLDPDAAIAVDVTHATDYPNAPSDRAADVELGGGPVVSRGTTNHPVVVEAVREAADDADVDVQLEAAGIRTGTDADAFFVQRGGIPSLNVGLPNRYMHTPVEVVDTEDLTASVELLAAFAERASEYEAFAVDV, encoded by the coding sequence ATGGACGACTCACAGCGGGAGTTTCTCGACGAACTGCTCACGACGCCGAGTCCGACTGGCTACGAGACGGCTGGCCAGCGCGTCTGGATCGACTACGTCTCTAAATTCGCCGACGATGTACAAACTGACGAGTACGGGAATGCAGTCGCGACCGTCGAGGGCGGGGAGCCGGAGATCGCGATCGCGGGCCATGCCGACGAGATCGGGTTTCTGGTGCGCCGGATCGACGACGACGGCTTCGTCCAGATGGCCCGACTCGGCGGCTCCGATCGGACGGTGACGCGTGGCCAGCACGTCACGATTCACGGCGAAGAGCCGGTCAGCGGTGTCGTCGGACAGAATGCGATCCACCTGCGGGATGCGGGCAAAGAGGAGTACGACGAGATCCGCGAGCAACGGATCGATATCGGGGCCGAGGACGGCGAGGCGGCCCGCGAACTCGTCGAGGTCGGCGATCCGATCACGTTCTCCTCGACCATTGAGGAGCTACAGGGGAGTCTGGTCGCCGCGCGGGGAATGGACAACCGTGTCGGGACGTTCGTGGCCGCGGAGACGCTACGAGCGGCCGCCGAGGCCGACGTTGACGCGACGATCCACGCGGTCAGCACGGTCCAGGAAGAGGTCGGGCTCAAGGGTGCACAGATGGTCGGCTTCGATCTCGACCCGGACGCCGCCATTGCGGTCGATGTCACACATGCTACCGACTACCCCAACGCGCCGTCCGATCGGGCGGCGGACGTCGAACTCGGTGGTGGCCCCGTGGTCTCGCGAGGAACGACGAACCACCCGGTCGTCGTCGAGGCGGTTCGCGAAGCGGCCGACGACGCCGACGTCGACGTCCAGCTAGAGGCAGCCGGGATCCGTACCGGGACGGACGCCGACGCCTTCTTCGTCCAGCGCGGCGGTATCCCCTCGCTGAACGTCGGTCTGCCCAACCGGTACATGCACACGCCGGTCGAGGTCGTCGATACCGAGGACCTGACCGCGAGCGTCGAGCTGCTCGCCGCCTTCGCCGAGCGCGCCAGCGAGTACGAGGCGTTCGCTGTCGACGTCTAG
- a CDS encoding LSM domain-containing protein — translation MSGRPLDVLEASLGEDVQVQLKGGEIYEGHLTGYDQHMNLVLEDAMKVPAPEDPTGDSEPPVEDTTIIRGDNVVSIIP, via the coding sequence ATGAGTGGACGACCCCTCGACGTACTCGAAGCGTCTCTCGGCGAAGACGTACAGGTTCAGCTGAAGGGCGGCGAGATCTACGAAGGGCACCTGACGGGCTACGATCAGCACATGAACCTCGTGCTTGAAGACGCCATGAAAGTCCCCGCGCCCGAGGATCCGACGGGCGATTCGGAGCCGCCAGTCGAAGACACAACCATTATACGCGGCGATAACGTCGTTTCGATCATCCCATGA
- a CDS encoding 50S ribosomal protein L37e, whose product MTGAGTPSQGKKNKTTHVKCRRCGEKSYHIKKKKCSSCGFGKSKSKRSYAWQSKAGDN is encoded by the coding sequence ATGACTGGTGCAGGAACCCCAAGCCAGGGTAAAAAGAACAAGACCACCCACGTCAAATGTCGACGCTGTGGTGAGAAGTCCTATCACATTAAAAAGAAGAAGTGCTCGTCGTGTGGCTTCGGCAAGTCCAAGAGCAAACGTAGCTACGCCTGGCAGTCGAAAGCTGGCGACAACTAA
- the purF gene encoding amidophosphoribosyltransferase, producing MTEKCGVVGVSLEDREAARPLYYSLYALQHRGQESAGIVTHDGFQQHSHVEMGLVGDAFGEGDVASLNGPVGIGHVRYPTAGSVNSCCAQPFSVSFKSGSLGLSHNGNLVNAEEIRDELAGLGHAFTSDGDTEVIAHDLARNLLEEDLVRAVKRTMGRIHGSYSLTIMHDDTVLGVRDPQGNRPLCIGELDDGYILASESAAIDTLDGELVRDVKPGELIVLRSDGTGFDSYQLFDEDNTAHCFFEHVYFARPDSVIDDELVYEVRRDLGRELWAESGIESDVVMPVPDSGRSFASGYAEAAADDGSDVEFAEGLMKNRYVGRTFIMPTQDERERAVRLKLNPIKSTVEGKSVTIIDDSIVRGTTSNQLVQLLKDVGAEEVHVRIGAPPIIAPCYMGIDMASRDELIAAGKSTDEICEEINADSLSYLSIDAVASALQTSRSDLCLGCVTGEYPYDIEGEATDRDVTRPDIPTESPLADD from the coding sequence ATGACCGAAAAGTGTGGCGTCGTTGGCGTCTCACTCGAAGACCGTGAGGCCGCACGGCCACTGTACTACTCACTGTACGCGCTCCAGCACCGCGGACAGGAATCGGCAGGTATCGTCACCCACGACGGGTTCCAGCAGCATAGCCACGTCGAGATGGGGCTGGTCGGCGATGCCTTCGGCGAGGGCGACGTCGCCAGCCTGAACGGCCCGGTTGGGATCGGACACGTCCGGTACCCCACTGCCGGAAGCGTCAACTCCTGTTGTGCCCAGCCGTTCTCGGTTTCGTTCAAGAGCGGTTCGCTCGGCCTCTCGCACAACGGCAACCTCGTCAACGCCGAGGAAATCCGTGACGAACTCGCAGGACTCGGCCACGCCTTTACCTCGGACGGAGATACCGAGGTCATCGCCCACGACCTCGCGCGCAATCTGCTCGAAGAGGATCTCGTCCGGGCAGTCAAGCGTACGATGGGGCGGATACACGGTTCGTACTCGCTGACGATCATGCACGACGACACCGTTCTCGGCGTGCGTGATCCGCAGGGTAATCGACCGCTCTGTATCGGTGAACTCGACGACGGCTATATCCTCGCGAGCGAGAGCGCAGCCATCGACACCCTCGACGGCGAGCTCGTCCGGGACGTCAAGCCCGGTGAGCTGATCGTTCTCCGGAGCGACGGGACTGGCTTTGACTCCTATCAACTGTTCGACGAGGATAACACGGCACACTGCTTCTTCGAGCACGTCTACTTCGCCCGCCCCGACAGCGTCATCGACGACGAACTGGTCTACGAGGTACGACGTGACCTCGGCCGGGAACTCTGGGCCGAAAGCGGCATCGAGAGCGACGTCGTGATGCCGGTCCCCGACTCGGGGCGATCCTTTGCCAGCGGCTACGCCGAAGCTGCAGCCGACGACGGCTCGGACGTCGAGTTCGCCGAGGGACTGATGAAAAATCGCTACGTCGGCCGGACGTTCATCATGCCGACACAGGACGAGCGCGAACGCGCCGTGCGGCTGAAGCTCAACCCGATCAAGAGCACAGTCGAGGGCAAATCCGTGACGATCATCGACGACAGCATCGTTCGTGGGACGACCTCGAACCAGCTCGTCCAGCTGCTCAAGGACGTCGGCGCTGAAGAGGTCCACGTCCGGATCGGTGCGCCGCCGATCATCGCCCCGTGTTACATGGGGATCGACATGGCCTCGCGTGACGAGCTGATCGCCGCCGGGAAATCGACCGACGAGATCTGCGAGGAGATCAACGCAGATAGCCTCTCGTATCTCTCGATAGACGCCGTCGCGAGCGCCCTACAGACCTCCCGTAGCGATCTCTGTCTCGGCTGTGTCACCGGGGAGTACCCCTACGATATCGAGGGCGAGGCGACTGATCGGGATGTCACACGACCCGATATCCCGACCGAATCGCCGCTTGCGGACGACTAA
- a CDS encoding DUF3006 domain-containing protein: protein MSLHQRRDVLEKLAALFGTASVAGLPFRDEEGEVLTGVVDRVVNDLAVILLEDDGELIDQTTLSVDELPGPAAEEGAVLELVMDGDDVDRVRYDKPETKRRREAAEDRFDDLSD, encoded by the coding sequence ATGTCGTTGCATCAACGGCGCGATGTACTGGAGAAACTGGCAGCACTGTTTGGAACCGCATCGGTCGCTGGACTCCCGTTCAGGGACGAAGAGGGCGAGGTCCTGACCGGCGTCGTAGACCGAGTAGTCAACGACCTCGCAGTGATACTGCTCGAAGACGATGGGGAGCTCATCGATCAGACGACGCTCTCAGTCGACGAGCTACCTGGCCCTGCAGCAGAGGAAGGTGCAGTGCTGGAGCTAGTGATGGATGGCGATGATGTCGACCGAGTGCGCTACGACAAACCGGAAACAAAGCGCCGACGAGAAGCGGCCGAAGACCGGTTCGACGATCTGTCCGATTAG
- a CDS encoding DUF420 domain-containing protein — translation MQAQVREHVPAVTAVLTVVSLILVFGAALQAFPQEAIPTAPEWALDAIPHLNAAVSAVAIVTILAGVRAIRAGEIERHRRLMTASFALFAGFLVMYLYRVALLGPSSFPGPETIELYVYLPILAVHILLAVLSLPFVYYALLLAATRSIHELPKTNHARVGRIAATLWTISFAGGIVIYLMLYVLF, via the coding sequence ATGCAAGCACAGGTCAGAGAGCACGTCCCCGCCGTCACGGCCGTGTTGACCGTCGTTTCGCTGATTCTCGTATTCGGAGCGGCGCTACAGGCGTTCCCACAGGAGGCGATCCCGACCGCCCCCGAGTGGGCACTCGATGCGATCCCACACCTGAACGCCGCCGTCAGTGCGGTCGCCATCGTCACGATTCTCGCTGGCGTTCGGGCGATCCGCGCCGGGGAGATTGAACGCCATCGCCGCCTCATGACTGCCTCCTTCGCGCTGTTCGCCGGGTTCCTCGTGATGTACCTCTATCGCGTCGCGCTGCTCGGCCCCTCGTCGTTTCCCGGCCCGGAGACCATCGAACTCTACGTCTACCTGCCGATCCTCGCCGTCCATATCCTGCTTGCCGTCCTCTCGCTTCCGTTCGTCTACTACGCTCTCCTGCTTGCGGCCACACGATCGATCCACGAACTCCCGAAGACGAATCACGCACGCGTCGGGCGGATCGCGGCGACGCTCTGGACCATCTCCTTTGCCGGTGGGATCGTGATCTATCTCATGCTGTATGTCCTCTTTTGA
- a CDS encoding GNAT family N-acetyltransferase, which yields MDIRHATAADRDAIRKIASDSMRSSYSMSPDTIDSAVSSWYGNDTLDTLLADDQRILLVAEDDDTLAGFTDAILHGSEQPGDLLWLHVHPDYRGRGISRQLLEETRARLVEAGASHLRGLVLADNSEGNSFYRHFGFEKIGERHIEIDGTRHVENVFQDIEPTGLTTLAVDDEIVYVADNETHRGTIAPFNTIYADPNRDERWAYYCTNCEQVAAAMDAMERIECSTCGNTRKPTRWDAAYL from the coding sequence ATGGACATACGTCACGCAACCGCAGCTGATCGGGACGCCATCAGAAAAATCGCCAGCGACTCGATGCGCAGTTCCTACTCGATGAGCCCGGATACCATCGACAGTGCCGTGTCGTCGTGGTACGGCAATGACACCCTCGACACGCTGTTAGCTGACGACCAACGAATCCTCCTGGTGGCCGAAGACGACGACACGCTGGCCGGATTCACCGACGCAATCTTGCACGGGTCGGAACAGCCGGGCGACCTGCTCTGGCTTCACGTCCATCCGGACTACCGCGGACGGGGGATTTCACGTCAGCTTCTCGAGGAGACCAGAGCACGGCTCGTCGAAGCAGGGGCCTCACACCTCCGCGGACTCGTCCTCGCGGACAACAGCGAAGGCAACTCCTTTTATCGACACTTCGGCTTCGAGAAGATCGGCGAACGACACATCGAGATCGACGGAACCCGACACGTCGAGAACGTCTTTCAGGACATCGAGCCGACGGGTCTGACGACACTCGCCGTCGACGACGAAATCGTCTACGTGGCCGACAACGAGACCCACCGAGGGACGATTGCACCGTTCAATACGATCTATGCCGACCCGAACCGTGACGAACGCTGGGCGTACTACTGTACGAACTGCGAGCAGGTCGCCGCGGCGATGGATGCGATGGAACGTATCGAGTGCTCGACGTGTGGGAATACACGTAAACCGACGCGGTGGGACGCCGCGTACCTCTGA
- a CDS encoding ABC transporter ATP-binding protein, producing MSAIEMVDVGKRYGDFQALDGLSLAVDRGELFGLLGPNGAGKTTAIGLLTGQLAPDEGSLSVLGTDPATEPIETRRRVGIVPEKESPPSFLTPREYFEFVGQVRGIPDDRLAERVEEWADRLSFRDKLDAMATDLSRGQQQKVMITQAFLHDPDAVFIDEPLANLDPIMQERVKEYFEHYRTQDNALLLSTHGIEVARDLCDRVGVVGDGRLVAERRPAEMSPDESLLEAFERDDPVEPPTTAVR from the coding sequence ATGAGTGCAATCGAGATGGTGGATGTGGGCAAGCGCTACGGTGACTTTCAGGCGCTTGACGGACTAAGCCTGGCCGTCGACCGCGGCGAGCTGTTCGGTCTGCTCGGCCCAAACGGGGCCGGAAAGACGACCGCGATCGGACTGCTAACTGGACAGCTAGCACCCGATGAGGGATCGCTCTCCGTTCTGGGAACGGATCCGGCGACCGAGCCAATCGAGACCAGACGGCGGGTCGGGATCGTCCCCGAGAAAGAGTCGCCGCCGAGCTTTCTGACCCCTCGCGAGTACTTCGAGTTCGTCGGGCAGGTACGCGGGATCCCCGACGACCGCCTCGCCGAGCGCGTCGAGGAGTGGGCCGACCGTCTCTCCTTTCGGGACAAACTCGATGCGATGGCGACGGATCTCTCGCGCGGCCAGCAACAGAAGGTGATGATCACGCAGGCGTTCCTTCACGACCCTGACGCCGTGTTCATCGACGAGCCGCTCGCGAATCTCGATCCGATCATGCAAGAGCGAGTCAAGGAGTATTTCGAGCACTACCGGACGCAGGATAACGCCTTGCTGCTCTCGACCCACGGTATCGAGGTCGCCCGCGATCTCTGCGATCGAGTTGGCGTCGTCGGCGACGGTCGGCTCGTTGCGGAGCGCCGACCTGCCGAGATGAGCCCCGACGAGTCGCTGCTGGAGGCGTTCGAGCGCGACGACCCAGTAGAACCCCCGACGACCGCAGTCCGATAA
- a CDS encoding MFS transporter: MSSERRVVYAVIACTFFVGFGGGVIFPILPNLGVVLGISPFLVGVILSANRFSRLFANAPAGALIDRIGTRTPFVAGLFIEGIATLGYVVAVIAPAPEVWFLLARILWGVGSALVFATAYTITADVSESGSRGTSMGIVRAGITFGFPAGLVLGGLVSDLYSVEAAFVLASAFALFASVLAYWIVPETHSEAIERRKGGVKPWEIDTSTPALTVGLVNFGVFFAYIGALFATLVVFLGELEIGMFGLDAQGTSGLLMAVTVLSGSVCMLGGGKLSDLYGYRVPIILVSLVVSGAGFVLLAGASSVSQLILACLLIGGGQGGTGGPMMALLADLTPDQRMGRAMGTNNVLGDIGGGLGPLVTLPLGESIGFAPIYVACALIPLVAGVVLLVGIRAETGSLNPSLELQAGD, translated from the coding sequence GTGAGTTCCGAGCGTCGAGTGGTCTACGCGGTGATCGCCTGCACGTTCTTCGTCGGTTTCGGCGGCGGCGTCATCTTCCCGATCCTGCCGAACCTCGGGGTAGTGCTAGGGATCTCGCCGTTTCTGGTCGGCGTCATCCTGAGTGCCAACCGGTTCTCGCGGCTGTTTGCAAACGCTCCTGCCGGGGCACTCATCGACCGGATCGGCACCCGGACGCCGTTCGTCGCGGGGCTGTTTATCGAAGGCATCGCGACGCTTGGCTACGTCGTCGCTGTCATCGCTCCTGCTCCTGAGGTGTGGTTCCTGCTCGCCCGAATCCTCTGGGGCGTCGGCAGCGCGCTCGTCTTCGCGACGGCGTACACGATTACGGCGGACGTCAGCGAGTCGGGGTCGCGCGGGACGAGCATGGGCATCGTCCGTGCCGGGATCACCTTTGGCTTCCCCGCCGGACTGGTGCTCGGCGGGCTAGTCAGCGACCTGTACAGCGTGGAGGCGGCGTTCGTCCTTGCGTCGGCGTTTGCCCTTTTCGCTAGCGTGCTCGCCTACTGGATCGTTCCGGAGACCCACAGCGAGGCGATTGAGCGTCGCAAAGGTGGCGTCAAACCCTGGGAGATCGATACCTCGACACCCGCGCTGACGGTCGGACTCGTCAACTTCGGCGTCTTCTTCGCGTATATTGGGGCTCTGTTCGCCACGCTCGTTGTCTTCCTTGGCGAACTGGAAATCGGGATGTTCGGACTGGACGCACAGGGTACCTCGGGACTCCTGATGGCAGTCACTGTCCTCTCTGGCTCCGTCTGCATGCTCGGCGGCGGCAAGCTGAGCGACCTGTACGGCTATCGTGTTCCGATTATCCTTGTCTCGCTGGTCGTCTCCGGCGCGGGCTTCGTGTTGCTGGCTGGAGCTAGCTCTGTCTCGCAACTGATCCTCGCCTGCCTCCTGATCGGCGGCGGACAGGGTGGAACCGGCGGTCCCATGATGGCACTACTTGCGGATCTCACCCCCGACCAGCGGATGGGACGAGCGATGGGGACGAACAACGTGCTCGGTGATATCGGCGGTGGGCTCGGCCCGCTCGTGACGCTCCCGCTGGGCGAGAGCATCGGCTTCGCGCCGATCTACGTCGCCTGTGCGCTGATCCCGCTCGTTGCCGGGGTCGTGCTACTGGTCGGAATCCGTGCCGAAACCGGGAGTCTGAACCCGTCGCTGGAACTACAGGCGGGCGACTGA
- the gdhB gene encoding glutamate dehydrogenase GdhB, with the protein MASESKGRTDRASAEPTPAEESALETARRQLNQAAARLEIDPAIVEQLSHPTSVHEVTVPIERDDGSVEVFTGYRAQHDSVKGPFKGGLRYHPEVTRDECVGLAMWMTWKCAVMDLPFGGAKGGIAVDSKALSAGEKERLTRRFTQEIRSVIGPTKDIPAPDMGTDPQTMAWVMDAYSMQEDETIPGVVTGKPPVIGGSKGREKAPGRSVAIITREAIDYYGRDIERTDIAVQGYGSVGANAARLLDRWGANVVAISDVTGGIYDPDGIDTHSVPSHDEEPEAVLDHGAPRTVTNDELLELDVDVLIPAAIGNVLTEANAGNVSADLIVEGANGPTTSRAQEILTDRGVAVVPDIIANAGGVTVSYFEWLQDINRQSWSLERVHEELESEMLAAWDAVRTEKEGGAPTWREAAYAVALSRIAEAHDVRGLWP; encoded by the coding sequence ATGGCCTCCGAGTCGAAGGGACGTACTGACCGGGCATCTGCGGAGCCCACCCCAGCGGAGGAATCAGCGCTCGAAACGGCCCGACGACAATTGAATCAGGCAGCAGCTAGACTGGAGATCGACCCTGCGATCGTCGAACAGCTCAGTCATCCGACCTCAGTACACGAGGTCACGGTCCCGATCGAGCGCGACGACGGCTCGGTCGAGGTGTTTACGGGCTATCGAGCCCAGCACGACAGCGTCAAGGGACCCTTCAAAGGTGGACTGCGATATCACCCAGAGGTGACGCGGGATGAATGTGTGGGGCTCGCGATGTGGATGACCTGGAAGTGTGCGGTTATGGATCTCCCCTTCGGTGGCGCAAAAGGCGGTATCGCTGTTGACTCGAAGGCGCTGAGTGCTGGTGAAAAGGAGCGACTGACGCGGCGGTTCACACAGGAAATACGCTCCGTGATCGGTCCGACGAAGGACATCCCCGCTCCAGACATGGGAACGGACCCACAGACGATGGCGTGGGTGATGGACGCCTACTCGATGCAGGAAGACGAGACGATTCCTGGCGTCGTCACGGGCAAACCACCGGTCATCGGTGGAAGCAAAGGACGGGAGAAGGCCCCTGGACGGAGTGTCGCCATCATCACACGCGAGGCAATTGACTACTACGGACGCGATATCGAGCGCACTGATATCGCCGTTCAGGGCTACGGCAGCGTGGGGGCGAACGCGGCTCGACTGCTCGACCGCTGGGGTGCAAACGTCGTGGCGATCAGCGACGTCACCGGGGGGATCTACGACCCGGACGGGATCGATACGCACTCGGTTCCCTCTCATGACGAGGAGCCAGAGGCGGTGTTAGACCACGGTGCTCCACGTACGGTTACCAACGACGAGTTGCTCGAACTCGACGTCGACGTCCTGATCCCTGCGGCGATCGGGAACGTGCTCACCGAAGCAAACGCAGGCAACGTCAGTGCCGATCTGATCGTCGAGGGTGCGAACGGCCCCACGACGAGCCGGGCACAGGAAATCCTCACCGACCGAGGCGTCGCAGTGGTGCCGGATATCATCGCCAATGCTGGCGGCGTCACTGTGAGTTACTTCGAGTGGCTCCAGGATATCAACCGCCAGTCGTGGTCGCTCGAACGCGTCCACGAGGAGCTCGAAAGCGAGATGCTTGCCGCGTGGGATGCCGTCCGTACGGAAAAGGAAGGCGGTGCCCCAACATGGCGCGAAGCAGCCTACGCGGTGGCACTGTCCCGCATCGCCGAAGCCCACGACGTCCGTGGGCTCTGGCCCTGA
- a CDS encoding rubrerythrin-like domain-containing protein, with amino-acid sequence MSTAHETRVLGLPMRDVTQDAGEEMTYECFECGNIVVDPTTVGNCPECGGELRNRGMPIE; translated from the coding sequence ATGAGTACAGCACATGAGACTCGTGTGCTGGGACTACCTATGAGAGATGTCACCCAGGACGCCGGAGAGGAAATGACGTATGAGTGTTTCGAGTGTGGAAATATCGTCGTTGATCCAACCACGGTGGGGAACTGTCCGGAGTGCGGTGGTGAGCTTCGGAACCGGGGAATGCCGATCGAGTAA